GATATTCTCAGGTTCCCAGTTGGAACCCCAGTACAGGACCTCGTACTGTATGCCGACGGATTCGAATTTGTACAGGGTGTCGATGAATCCGTTGCGGGAGTAGAATCCCAATCTGCGGTATCTGGAACTTACGAGTTTGTCATCGACGAGGGGGGCTTCCGTGCACAGGACGATCCTGCGCTTGGGACAGTAGGTATCCTTGATCAGATCGAGAATCTCCGTTCCGTATCCCCTGCACCGCATGCTCTCAGTCACAGCGAGATAATAGAGGAATGCGGAATCCCCGTGGAGGTAGACATAGTAGAAACCGATGAAGATGTCGTCATCGAAGACCGCCATGAAATCCGCCTTATGAAGGGCGCTTACTTTGAAAAGACTCTGCAGAGGGACCTGCATGCGGCGGTCGAAAGCCTCGGTGTAGAGCTCCCCCGCGAAATCGGCGACGGAAGTGCCTTCGGTGACGGGACGAACAGAGAGTTCTGTCATTCAGCATCCTCCATTCCGCAGCAGGGATTCATAGGCACGGGATGCACACGGTACGATAAAAGGCAGTCGTTTCATTCGATGGTCTCGAGATAGAATGAAACTGGTCTGAAGCCGTCGTCGCAACTAATCATGGCTGAATGGGGGTCCTTCATCCATCTGTCGAAGAAGTCTCCTCCGCCCTCCGCCAGGGTTCTGACATAGTTTTCCATCACCCTCCATGCGGGTTCGCAGAGACCTTCCGGTTTCTTTGCTTCATGCGACACGAATACCATTCCGACCTTCATGTCGCAGGCGTGCTCTATCGGGTTCTCATATTTTTCCATCAGATCCCTGTGCTCGCATTTACGCATGATAGTGATCTTGACGTCTTTCATGAAAACCCCGATCCCATCAGCACCAAATATAGATTCGGCGTAACTGACAAATGGATTCCGAGGTATAAAAAAGTGTGAGAAAAAGGTTTATGTGCTGAAAAATGACCCCAAAAACTCTGCCAGAGCAGATTTGAGCTCCTTTTTCGATGGTTTTTCATACGTTTTTTCAGCCAGCCGGAAGTATCCCATGAGCGACTCACAGATCGCTTCCCTGTTTGCCTGCAGGTTGTCCATCAGATCCATTATCGAATCCTCGGTGATCCTTTCGCTCTCGATTTTGAATTCTTCGTAGAGCATAACCGCCGCTTCGTACATGGTGCGGTTGCGGTCGCTGACGAGACCGTTCTTCCCGAGGTTCCCTGCAATCAGCGATAGCCGGAAGAAGATGGTATCGTGAGATGCTGGACCAAAGAGGACGGTTACAGATCGCACATGGTCGAGCTCACTGGCATCGGGAAGGATATCGGACCGCTGATGAACGAAGTTTTAGATCTTATCAAGAAGAATTGAAAGCAGGCGGACGGGTAAATGAAACACCTATTTCCCCGTCCGCCGAAGGTGAGAAAGGGTGCCTGCAATCCCTCAAACGATCTGTCCCCGAGACTGCAGCGGAAGGGGACAGTTTAAAAAGCCCATGTCCGCTTATATAAATGACCACGAAAAATCGTTGTTTTGTAAAGTGGGCGGACGGTAGCATATGACACCGTTTTCGCCGTCCGCCTGTGAGGCCGAAAGGGTGCCTGCAACCCCTGAATACCGAAGTCCCCGAGATTGCAGAAAAGGGGACGGCATAGTATCCCCCTGTTTGCATAAAAATCTGTCCGCGAAAGATCATAATCAGTTAAAAGTAGGCGGACGGCCTCATGAAACACCGTTTTCGCCGTCCGCCGAAGGTGAGAAAAGGTGCCCGTAATCCCAATTACAACCCGTCCCCGAGATTACAGTGGAAGGGGACGGATTAGTAACTCCTGTGTCTGCTTAAATATCTGTCCGCGAAAGATTATAATCAGGTGAAAGTGGGCGGACGACAGCGAATGACACCGTTTTCACCGTCCGCCAAGGAAAGAAAAGGTGCCCTGCAATCCCAATATACGCAATGTCCTCAAGATTGCAGCCGAAGAGGACAAATTGGTATCCCCCTGTTCGCATAAATATCTGTCCGCGGAAGATCCTGCTACAACGGGTATGGAAAGAAGTTGCCGGACGGCCCACGATCAATGCCTTGGCAGCCGTCCGGCGAAGGAGGTTACAGGCACCCCGCAATCCCTAAAGTCCATGTCCCCGAGATTGCGGTTTTAGGGGACAGTCACTCAATCGTGTCTTTGGTTTTAATAGGTATCGAATGAGGGCCTGCGGGAGGATTGATCGTAAACCCGACGGTGCCGGACACGCTTTCCCCATACTCGAAATACTGACGATATCTCGAAGAAGTTGCCTCCGCAGTTGGCCAGCTCGGACACACATTTTCTTATTACGGACCAAGCGGGGTCACACATGCCGTCCGGTTTCTCTGCATTCTTCGAGACGAAACTGAACCCCACCTTCATATCGCAGGCATGCTCGATAGGATTCTCGTAGAGTTCTATGAGGTCCTTGTGTTCGCAGATGCGCATTACGGTGATCTTGACATCTTTCACGCTGATTGCACATCCTCGGAGGAAAGCTGTTCTTCCACTCTCTTCTTGACTTCGGGACGGATTTCCGAAGCGATGCCGAGCATGTCCAGAACATAGTCCACAGACTTTCCTGTGAATCTTACCGCTGATAGAACATTGCTGACGGAAGACTCCATCTTCCCTTCGGCACGTCCTTCAGCATGGCCTACGTAGTAACCGTGATCGTATTTGTCCTGTGCAAGCGTACTCATCTTTTCAAGACCCTCCAATTCTTCATCGGAAAGCGTGATATTTAAGAATTCCACCCACTCAACGTATTAAATACCTTAAAATTCAAGTTCTAGGTCTGCAAAATGTCAGAGTTTGATTATAAAGAGGCTGAAATATTATCAACTTGATAATCGTGTTTCTGCAGATTTTTCGTACAAAACGACCGTGTTTCTGCAGATTTTTCGTACAAAACGACCGTGTTTCTGCAGGTTATATATAGTGCCAGACACATAAACTGTTATGTTCAAGCGCAAGCTTCTTTCCAAACTTAAGTTATGGAAGGAACGCGACCACCTTTGTCTGGTACTGAAGGGACAGCGCCAGGTCGGGAAGACAACCATCGCTGAATACTTCGGCAAAACAGAATACAGCAGTTGTGTCCTTCTCGATATGTACAAGGATCAGATATCCAAGAGGATATTGGAGGAGAACGAGGATGTCGACTCCATCATCGATGCCCTTTCCCTGTACAAGGGTATTGAGATCCTTCCGAAAAAGACTCTGATCATAATCGACGAGATACAGGAGTCGACGAGAGCAAGATCAAAACTCAGATTATTCTCCGAGGATGGCCGTTACGATGTCATTGCCACCGGATCGATGCTCGGAGTCTCTGATGCAAGACTTGGCAGTTTCAAGAGGTCGGAGAATCCCGACCTGCTACCGGTCGGATCGGAGGAACATCTCGAAATGTATCCCATGGATTTCGAAGAGTTCCTTCTGGCTACAGGTGTGAAACAGAAGGACATCGACAGGATCCGGGAGAAGATTATCTCGGGTACGAAACTCACGGATACCGAATTGCAGGTGTTCTCCGGAAGATTTTCTGTGTTCGAGGTTGTCGGCGGCATGCCTGCAGCCGTTTCTGCATTCGTGGAAAGCGGAGTGAACGCAGCGATGCGTGTTCTTGATAGTATCATATCAACATGCGTCAACGACATCAACCGCTACAACGCAGGCGTCGATGCGGTAAAGACGCAGGAATGTTTTGATTCCATTCCCCGTCAGCTGAGTAATACCAACAAACGTTTCATGTATTCGCGGATAGACAACGGGGGTTCCCGCAGTTCCGGAGAGAAATACATGGAGAATCTGCTTTGGATAAAGTATGCCGGTTACGGACTGTTCTCATACGCACTTACCGGTCTGAGACGGCCGCCGGAAAGGTTCACGCAGAACGACGTTTTCAAAGTATATCTTTCCGACACAGGGTTGCTGATGAATCTGATGGGTCCCGAATCCCAGACCGCAATCCTTTCCGGTGACACTTCCTTCGATTTCGGAGCGGTCACCGAGAATATGGTGATGGTATGCCTTCAGAGGGCAGGTTATCGGATATCCTATTACCGCCGTACCAGCAAGACAGACAAAATCGAGATTGACGGCGTCATAGATTGCGGAGGATTGGTTTGCATCGAAGTCAAGACCGGTGCTGAACGCAGTTATCCCTCACTGATTAAGACCCTTGACGATCCCAACGTATCCCGCAGAATCATTTTCGAGAAAGGAAATGTGTGGAAAGGTGAAGACGGGATCGAACATTATCCACTCTTCGCGGCGGCCTTCCTTTTCCCGGAGAACCAATGCAGTATCGACGAATCGCTCGCCGAAGGGACAATCGGCAATCCCTTCCCTGAGTGAAGAGCTTCCGCAGTTCCTTCGATGCAGGGCACCGGTAAAAACTATACTCTGAATACCTAGAAAGAATTATTTTGAAGGGTTTGTTGTGCCGGTGCACCGTTGTGGTGCCCGGCACATAATCCGAAAAAGTTCACATTGCGTGTCCTCTTCTGCAGCCGTTCACGAAGCCGTTGAAGTACTGCGTATCGTCGGTCCTGCGGGCGCTCACGAAGTACCTGACATCGTTCTCGGGCTTGTCCTCGAGATGGATCTCGGCCGCAGGGATGGACCAGGCAATCTGAGTGCCGGTCCCGTCCTTGTACGAAACACTCACCTCCATCGTGGTGTACGGCACGAATGCCTTGGACGTCTTCACCTCCTTCTTGAACATGCCCTTCTTCTCCGTCGTCTCGACGTTCTCGAACTGCGGCTCGTAGCAGAGGGTGAATCTGTACACGCAGCAGTGCATGGTGCCGGATACGTAATCCCCCGCCCAGTTCTTCATATCGACCAG
The sequence above is a segment of the methanogenic archaeon ISO4-H5 genome. Coding sequences within it:
- a CDS encoding GNAT family acetyltransferase gives rise to the protein MTELSVRPVTEGTSVADFAGELYTEAFDRRMQVPLQSLFKVSALHKADFMAVFDDDIFIGFYYVYLHGDSAFLYYLAVTESMRCRGYGTEILDLIKDTYCPKRRIVLCTEAPLVDDKLVSSRYRRLGFYSRNGFIDTLYKFESVGIQYEVLYWGSNWEPENIQEILRSFRRSCGYRR